A window from Cryptomeria japonica chromosome 1, Sugi_1.0, whole genome shotgun sequence encodes these proteins:
- the LOC131858551 gene encoding uncharacterized protein LOC131858551: protein MDNASYFSSEELTMCYYEHQISLSHSSDYFPQGNGLPESSNKNLIAIMKKLDDDNARNWHKKVYETLWTDRITPKRAIRMAPYELVYGIGAKVSLPLELAAMRLQTVIEDSFFQNDLEKRVMYLMKLEEEREMLVDRITKHQNRVKKIFDMRARPRGFRKGDEVLLWDKRREPKSAHGKFDSFWKGSFKINEVLGPNAFRLNYSDGMVMPYTYNG from the coding sequence ATGGATAATGCATCGtatttctcttctgaagaattgACTATGTGCTATTATGAACATCAAATCTCTCTTTCACATTCGTCCGATTACTTTCCGCAAGGTAATGGGTTaccagaatcaagcaacaagaacttgATAGCCATCATGAAGAAGTTAGATGATGATAATGCCCGGAACTGGCATAAAAAGGTATATGAAACCTTATGGACGGATAGAATTACTCCTAAAAGAGCAATTAGAATGGCACCTTATGAACTAGTGTATGGGATTGGCGCGAAGGTTTCTTTACCTCTGGAATTAGCAGCAATGAGACTTCAAACAGTAATTGAGGACTCCTTCTTCCAAAATGATCTGGAGAAGAGagtcatgtatttgatgaagttggaagaggaaagagagatgttAGTGGATAGAATTACTAAGCATCAGAACAGGgtgaagaaaatatttgatatgagagctcgaccaagaggttttCGAAAAGGAGATGAAGTACTGTTGTGGGATAAGAGAAGAGAACCAAAGAGCgcccatggaaaatttgattcattCTGGAAAGGTTCGTTCAAGATCAATGAAGTATTAGGACCAAATGCATTCAGACTGAATTATTCTGATGGaatggttatgccctatacctataatgggtAG